Below is a window of Pseudomonadota bacterium DNA.
GGCAAACCTGATAATGCTGCCGGTAAAACAACTGCCCTGATTATAACAGCGATGTCTGCTTTTCTTACACCGCTTTCTCTTGCTACAGTAAATGTAGCCCTGCCCTCTATCGGTAAGGAATTTTCTATGAATGCCATTTCTTTAAGCTGGGTGGCAATGGCGTACATCGTCTCTGCTGCGATTTTTCTTGTGCCCTTCGGAAGAATGGCGGACATATACGGGATGAAGAGGGTTTTTTTAATAGGCACATGTATTTTTACCATTAGTTCGTTTTTTATGGGTGTTACCAACACCGCCCTCATGCTTATTGTCTTCAGGGTTATCCAGGGAATCGGTGCAGCCATGCTCTTCGGTACGGGCGTAGCCATACTCAGTCATGTATTCCCCATAGAAGAGCGGGGAAGAGTACTGGGTATCAATGTGGCGGCAGTCTATCTGGGCCTGTCTTTCGGTCCTTTTATCGGCGGAATACTGACGCAGCATCTTGGCTGGAGAAGCATTTTTTTCCTGAATGTGCCGCTGGGAATAATGATCATTGTCTCAACACTCTGGAAGCTCAAAGGGGAATGGGCGGATTCCAGGGGAGAGAAGTTTGATGTTATCGGGTCTTTTATATATTCCACTATGATTTTCGCAGTCATGTATGGTTTTTCCCATCTTACCTCTATCCGGGGTACTATAATAATTGTTGCCGGTTTTGCCGGGGCAGTGTTTTTTATCTACTGGGAAGGAAAAATAAAGACCCCCATTCTGAATTTAGAGCTTTTTAAGTCCAACAGGGCCTTTGCTCTCTCGAATATAGCCGCCCTTATCAATTACAGCGCCACCTTTGCAGTAGGCTTTCTTTTGAGCCTTTATCTACAGTATATAAAAGGTCTCAGCCCGCAAGCCGCAGGCTTTGTGCTTGTATCTCAACCGATTGTCATGGCAGCCCTTTCACCACTTGCCGGAAGGGTTTCCGATAAAGTGGAGCCGAGGATTGTTGCGTCTGTGGGTATGGCTTTATCGGCGCTGGGAATCCTCCTCTTTGTTTTTATAACTGATACAACACCTCTGTGGTTTATCATCATGAGCCTGGTGATATTGGGTTTCGGTTTTGCCTTTTTTTCATCTCCGAATGTAAATGCAATCATGAGCTCTGTGGAGCGCAGATTTTACGGGATATCATCTTCTGTGCTTGCCACTATGCGGCTTCTGGGGCAGACCTTCAGCATGAGCATCGTCATGTTGATTTTTCTATTATATATCGGAAAAGTTGAAATTCTTCCTGTCCATTATCCATACTTTTTAAAGAGTGTCCGTATTGCCTTTATGTTTTTCGGAGTGCTTTGTATAGCAGGCGTGTTTGCCTCCCTGTCACGAGGGAAAGTACGCCGTGATCCGGAAATTGAAAAGATAAGAAGATAAACCTTCATCGTGGTTATCGTCCAGCAAAACACGTTTGTT
It encodes the following:
- a CDS encoding MFS transporter, which encodes MIKQHFILSWATTGRTFSVGKPDNAAGKTTALIITAMSAFLTPLSLATVNVALPSIGKEFSMNAISLSWVAMAYIVSAAIFLVPFGRMADIYGMKRVFLIGTCIFTISSFFMGVTNTALMLIVFRVIQGIGAAMLFGTGVAILSHVFPIEERGRVLGINVAAVYLGLSFGPFIGGILTQHLGWRSIFFLNVPLGIMIIVSTLWKLKGEWADSRGEKFDVIGSFIYSTMIFAVMYGFSHLTSIRGTIIIVAGFAGAVFFIYWEGKIKTPILNLELFKSNRAFALSNIAALINYSATFAVGFLLSLYLQYIKGLSPQAAGFVLVSQPIVMAALSPLAGRVSDKVEPRIVASVGMALSALGILLFVFITDTTPLWFIIMSLVILGFGFAFFSSPNVNAIMSSVERRFYGISSSVLATMRLLGQTFSMSIVMLIFLLYIGKVEILPVHYPYFLKSVRIAFMFFGVLCIAGVFASLSRGKVRRDPEIEKIRR